A portion of the Thermodesulfobacteriota bacterium genome contains these proteins:
- the secD gene encoding protein translocase subunit SecD — translation MNKALKWKIIFLVVLVAFAGITLTPSLWKGVPEWWKKYLAPEGLQLGLDLQGGMHLVLKVDLDRAIENSLDLAARDLKDGLAERQISVVRSDSGVPGKVLFVIPNKSALESVEKILKEDFPNLNATVEAQEGGFPRVFLALSDAEVSDIRNNAVSQALEIIRNRIDQFGVAEPVIVRQGTDEVVVQLPGVRDPKRAMSLIGQTAQLEFKLVDQEAGVDLGGLIREIQETGTWKPADGRKALNLALQTRLPAGSEIYFERRVDPTTKREDKLPLLLKNQVLLTGEMVKDARVQIGGTFNEPYVGLDLTDRGAKVFDQVTAKNVNKRLAIVLDEVVRSAPVIRERISGGSAQISGNFTHEEATDLAIVLRAGALPAPVSIIQNLTVGPSLGLDSIHKGLSSGLLGAFLVVAFMAVYYRLSGVIANFALLLNLLFLFATLAAFRATLTLPGIAGIILSIGMAVDSNVLIFERMREEFALGKSVRSGVDGGYDKAFWTIIDSHVTTLITAFALFLFGTGPIKGFAVTLSVGVILNLFTALFGTRVVYDVLHSQRRLRDLSFLHILSRTNIDFMGLRKVAFAVSAVLCLLGLVAFVQVARGKASLGVDFTGGTLLQYQAAKPFALDAVRQVLAANGLADSDLQEVVGENRLIVKVKRSETTVGHVEEQLSALLADKLADHQFTLENKAEIGASVSQSLRQKALVAIAISMAGIVLYLAFRFDLSFGVAAAAATFHDVLAVLGVCYLLDKEVTLLIVTALLTLAGYSLTDTVVVFDRIRENMHKGVAAGSFASLVNISVNEVLSRTVVTSLTVFLTLLALYFLGGIVVHDFSFSLLVGVVVGTYSSIFVASPILCLWRRERVS, via the coding sequence ATGAACAAGGCCCTGAAGTGGAAGATCATCTTCCTTGTCGTCCTGGTCGCCTTTGCCGGTATCACCCTGACCCCTTCCCTGTGGAAGGGTGTGCCGGAGTGGTGGAAGAAGTACCTGGCACCCGAGGGGCTGCAGCTGGGTCTTGACCTGCAGGGTGGCATGCACCTGGTCTTGAAGGTGGATCTTGACCGGGCCATCGAGAACTCCCTGGATCTGGCAGCCCGGGATCTCAAGGATGGCCTGGCCGAGCGGCAGATCTCGGTGGTGCGCAGCGACAGCGGCGTGCCGGGCAAAGTGCTCTTCGTCATCCCCAACAAGAGTGCCCTGGAGTCGGTGGAGAAGATCCTCAAGGAGGATTTCCCCAACCTCAACGCCACGGTGGAAGCCCAGGAAGGGGGGTTCCCCAGGGTCTTCCTGGCCCTGTCCGACGCTGAGGTCAGCGACATCCGCAACAATGCGGTCAGTCAGGCCCTGGAGATCATCCGCAACCGGATCGACCAGTTCGGCGTCGCCGAGCCGGTGATCGTCCGCCAGGGCACCGACGAGGTGGTGGTGCAGCTGCCCGGGGTTCGGGACCCCAAGCGGGCCATGAGCCTTATTGGTCAGACCGCGCAGCTGGAGTTCAAGCTGGTGGACCAGGAGGCGGGGGTGGATCTGGGTGGCCTCATCAGGGAGATCCAGGAAACAGGGACCTGGAAGCCGGCCGACGGCCGCAAGGCCCTCAACCTGGCCCTCCAGACCAGGCTGCCGGCCGGCTCCGAGATCTACTTCGAGCGCCGGGTGGACCCGACCACCAAACGGGAGGATAAGCTGCCGCTCCTGCTCAAGAACCAGGTGCTCCTGACCGGCGAGATGGTCAAGGACGCCCGGGTGCAGATCGGCGGCACCTTCAACGAGCCCTATGTGGGGCTGGACCTCACCGACCGGGGCGCCAAGGTTTTCGACCAGGTGACGGCCAAGAATGTCAACAAGCGGCTGGCCATTGTCCTCGATGAGGTGGTCCGCTCCGCCCCGGTGATCCGGGAGCGGATCTCCGGCGGCAGCGCCCAGATCAGCGGCAACTTCACCCACGAGGAGGCCACGGATCTGGCCATTGTCCTCCGGGCCGGCGCCCTGCCGGCGCCGGTTTCCATCATCCAGAACCTCACCGTCGGCCCCTCCCTGGGTCTGGATTCCATCCACAAGGGCCTGTCCTCCGGCCTCCTGGGCGCCTTCCTCGTGGTGGCCTTCATGGCGGTCTACTACCGCCTGTCCGGGGTGATCGCCAACTTCGCCCTCCTGCTCAATCTGCTGTTCCTGTTCGCCACCCTGGCCGCCTTCCGGGCCACCCTCACCCTGCCGGGCATTGCCGGCATCATCCTGTCCATCGGCATGGCGGTGGACTCCAACGTCCTCATCTTCGAGCGGATGCGGGAGGAGTTTGCCCTGGGCAAGTCGGTGCGCTCCGGAGTGGATGGCGGCTATGACAAGGCCTTCTGGACGATCATCGACTCCCACGTCACCACCCTGATCACGGCCTTCGCCCTCTTCCTCTTCGGTACCGGTCCCATCAAGGGCTTTGCCGTCACCCTGTCCGTGGGCGTGATCCTGAACCTGTTCACCGCGCTGTTCGGGACCCGGGTGGTCTACGATGTCCTGCACAGCCAGCGCCGGCTGCGGGACCTGTCGTTTCTGCACATCCTCTCCCGGACCAACATCGATTTCATGGGGCTACGGAAGGTGGCCTTTGCCGTGTCCGCTGTCCTCTGTCTGCTCGGCCTGGTGGCCTTTGTCCAGGTGGCCCGGGGCAAGGCCAGCCTGGGGGTGGATTTCACCGGCGGCACCCTGCTCCAGTATCAGGCCGCCAAGCCCTTCGCCCTGGATGCCGTCCGTCAGGTGCTGGCCGCCAACGGTCTGGCCGACTCCGACCTCCAGGAGGTGGTGGGGGAGAACCGGCTGATCGTCAAGGTCAAGCGCAGCGAGACCACGGTGGGCCATGTGGAAGAGCAGTTGAGCGCGCTTCTGGCCGACAAGCTGGCGGATCATCAGTTCACCCTGGAGAACAAGGCCGAGATCGGCGCTTCGGTGAGCCAATCCCTCCGGCAGAAGGCCCTGGTGGCCATCGCCATCTCCATGGCCGGCATCGTCCTCTACCTGGCCTTCCGCTTCGACCTGAGCTTCGGCGTGGCAGCGGCTGCCGCCACCTTCCACGATGTGCTGGCGGTGCTGGGGGTCTGCTATCTTCTGGACAAGGAGGTCACCCTCCTCATTGTCACCGCCCTCCTCACCCTGGCCGGCTACTCCCTCACCGACACGGTGGTGGTCTTCGACCGCATCCGGGAGAACATGCACAAAGGGGTGGCGGCAGGCTCCTTCGCCTCCCTGGTCAACATCAGCGTCAACGAGGTGCTGAGCCGCACCGTCGTCACCTCGCTGACCGTGTTCCTGACCCTCCTGGCCCTCTATTTCCTGGGCGGTATCGTCGTCCATGACTTCTCGTTCTCGCTGCTGGTCGGGGTGGTGGTGGGCACCTACTCCTCGATCTTCGTGGCCAGCCCGATTCTCTGTCTGTGGCGGCGGGAGCGGGTGAGCTGA
- a CDS encoding RsmE family RNA methyltransferase, with product MSRHRFFVAPDQPLAGETVLDGEEAHHLSTVLRLGPGAAIELLDGQGSVYQGEVLAASRRQVRVRLLEQRWQPPPARRLILAPALLKKKGFDLVLQKATELGVHALLPVLSHRCVAQAKDEVARWPRLVREAAKQCGARYLPELLPPRPLADLAVGRGLGLALHESAGEDLAAFLARSAPPADLLCLVGPEGGWDPEDMGDIRAAGLVPVRLGPRILRAETAALAAAAILQLWLGNLDSGAV from the coding sequence ATGAGCCGGCACCGCTTCTTCGTGGCCCCAGACCAGCCGCTGGCCGGGGAGACCGTTCTCGACGGCGAGGAGGCCCATCACCTGAGCACGGTGCTGCGGCTGGGCCCGGGCGCGGCCATCGAGCTGCTGGATGGACAGGGCAGCGTCTACCAGGGGGAGGTTCTGGCCGCCAGCCGCCGCCAGGTGCGGGTGCGCCTCCTGGAGCAACGCTGGCAGCCGCCGCCGGCACGAAGGCTCATCCTGGCGCCGGCCCTCCTCAAGAAGAAGGGCTTCGACCTGGTGCTCCAGAAGGCCACCGAGCTGGGGGTGCATGCCCTCCTGCCTGTGCTGAGCCACCGCTGCGTGGCCCAGGCCAAGGACGAGGTTGCCCGCTGGCCACGCCTGGTGCGCGAGGCGGCCAAGCAGTGCGGGGCCCGCTATCTGCCGGAGCTGTTGCCGCCGCGGCCCCTGGCCGACCTGGCCGTTGGGCGCGGTCTGGGATTGGCCCTCCATGAAAGCGCCGGGGAGGATCTGGCTGCCTTCCTGGCCCGCTCCGCTCCGCCGGCAGACCTCCTGTGCCTGGTGGGCCCGGAAGGCGGCTGGGATCCGGAGGACATGGGGGACATCCGGGCCGCCGGGCTGGTGCCGGTGCGCCTGGGCCCGCGGATCCTGCGGGCTGAGACCGCAGCCCTGGCCGCGGCCGCCATTCTGCAGCTGTGGCTGGGCAATCTGGACAGTGGGGCGGTGTGA
- a CDS encoding cation diffusion facilitator family transporter, with protein sequence MVTDKPLTRVAGLGLAVAVALLLLKLVAYYLTGSKAILSDALESIINVVSGLFLLFSLAVSAEPADADHPYGHGKIEFFAAGLEGGLISLAAILIFIEAVPAFFSPEPPRSLDTGILLVVAAGLVNLGVGWAFVREGRRVRSEALAANGQHLLADFVTSAGVILGLVLVRLTGAIWLDPLTACLVAAQILFTGYRLVRAAVGSLMDTTEPRILERVVAALNSIRQPGMLCPHALRVLRSGRRLHLDLHVSLPRNWTLEQVHAQEKAISQALLAALEEEGEAMLHLDPCDPSCCRCCTLESCPLRSSPFAEETPWTTNGVTAKHVNACPRRLESAPRAAASKGRP encoded by the coding sequence ATGGTCACAGACAAGCCGCTCACGAGGGTTGCCGGGCTGGGGCTGGCGGTGGCAGTCGCCCTCCTGCTCCTCAAGCTGGTGGCGTACTACCTCACCGGCTCCAAAGCCATCCTCTCGGATGCCCTGGAGTCGATCATCAACGTCGTCTCCGGCCTCTTCCTTCTGTTCAGCCTCGCCGTGAGCGCGGAGCCGGCCGATGCCGACCACCCGTACGGCCATGGCAAGATCGAGTTCTTTGCCGCCGGCCTGGAAGGCGGGCTCATCAGCCTGGCCGCCATCCTCATCTTCATCGAGGCAGTACCGGCCTTCTTCAGCCCGGAGCCGCCCCGATCCCTGGATACCGGTATCCTCCTGGTGGTGGCGGCCGGGCTGGTCAATCTCGGGGTCGGCTGGGCCTTCGTCCGGGAGGGACGGCGGGTGCGGAGCGAGGCCCTGGCCGCCAACGGCCAGCATCTCCTGGCCGACTTCGTCACCAGCGCCGGCGTCATCCTGGGGCTGGTCCTGGTCCGGCTCACCGGCGCCATCTGGCTGGATCCCTTGACCGCCTGTCTGGTGGCCGCCCAGATCCTGTTCACCGGCTACCGTCTGGTGCGAGCCGCGGTGGGCAGCCTCATGGACACCACCGAGCCCCGGATCCTGGAGCGGGTGGTGGCGGCCTTGAACAGCATCCGCCAGCCTGGCATGCTCTGCCCGCACGCCCTGCGGGTGCTCCGCTCCGGCCGCCGGCTGCATCTGGATCTCCATGTCAGCCTGCCCCGCAACTGGACCCTGGAGCAGGTGCATGCCCAGGAAAAGGCCATCAGCCAGGCCCTCCTGGCCGCACTGGAGGAGGAAGGCGAAGCGATGCTCCATCTTGACCCCTGCGACCCCAGCTGCTGCCGGTGCTGCACCCTCGAGTCGTGCCCGCTGCGGTCGAGCCCGTTTGCCGAGGAGACACCCTGGACGACCAACGGCGTGACCGCCAAGCATGTCAACGCCTGCCCGCGACGGCTGGAGAGCGCCCCCCGGGCCGCCGCCAGCAAGGGCCGGCCATGA
- a CDS encoding phosphoribosylformylglycinamidine synthase subunit PurQ, whose translation MADKVRAIVVTGYGTNCEMEMAHACRLAGADQVDIVHMSELLHGERRLDDYHFLNLPGGFLDGDDLGAGQAAAFRMRYARVAGSGERLFEQLTAFVAAGKLVLGVCNGFQLMVKMGMLPALPGREGERLVSLTYNDSGRFEDRWVTLAVDPASPCVFTQGLERLYLPVRHGEGKFVAQDQGTLDELAARHQVAVRYADPATGAPTSRYPENPNGSPRGVAGICDPSGRLFGLMPHPEAFVHRTNHPRWTREDLPEEGQGASLFRNAVRFIRAHLV comes from the coding sequence ATGGCCGACAAGGTGCGGGCAATCGTCGTCACCGGCTACGGGACCAACTGCGAGATGGAGATGGCCCACGCCTGCCGGCTGGCGGGTGCTGACCAGGTGGACATCGTCCACATGAGCGAGCTGCTGCATGGCGAGCGCCGTCTGGATGACTACCACTTCCTGAACCTGCCCGGCGGCTTCCTGGACGGGGACGACCTCGGGGCCGGCCAGGCGGCCGCCTTCCGGATGCGGTACGCCCGGGTGGCGGGCAGCGGCGAGCGGCTCTTCGAGCAGCTGACCGCCTTTGTCGCCGCCGGCAAGCTGGTCCTGGGGGTGTGCAACGGCTTCCAGCTCATGGTCAAGATGGGCATGCTGCCGGCCCTGCCTGGCCGGGAGGGCGAGCGGCTGGTCTCCCTCACCTACAACGATTCCGGCCGGTTCGAGGACCGCTGGGTGACCCTGGCCGTGGACCCGGCCTCGCCCTGCGTTTTCACCCAGGGCCTCGAAAGGCTTTATCTGCCGGTCCGGCACGGCGAGGGCAAGTTCGTGGCCCAGGACCAGGGGACCCTCGATGAGCTTGCCGCCCGGCACCAGGTGGCAGTCCGCTACGCGGATCCGGCAACCGGAGCGCCCACGAGCCGCTATCCGGAGAACCCCAACGGCTCGCCCCGGGGGGTGGCCGGCATCTGCGACCCCAGCGGCCGGCTTTTCGGCCTCATGCCCCATCCCGAGGCCTTTGTGCACCGCACCAACCATCCCCGCTGGACCCGGGAGGATTTGCCCGAAGAAGGGCAGGGCGCAAGCCTCTTCCGGAACGCCGTCCGCTTCATCCGGGCCCATCTCGTCTGA
- a CDS encoding HD domain-containing protein: MVFEEVFHPQALQDRALFPLGPQTTGELLAQVAAAGVDDVHGRDHLARVHRLAVRMARDLGADESVVSAAALLHDIGRPEETRRQGAVCHAAIGAAAACRLLPGLGFAPAAVEAVAACIAAHRFRGGPPPLTLEARILYDADKLDSIGAVGIGRAFLFAGRLGARLHNGAQVAVELTRAYSQEDTAYREFTVKLCRVREGMLTPVGRRLADDRHAFMETFFQQLAREIRGE; encoded by the coding sequence ATGGTCTTCGAGGAGGTTTTCCATCCCCAGGCCCTGCAGGACCGGGCACTGTTTCCCCTGGGGCCGCAGACGACCGGAGAGCTTCTGGCCCAGGTGGCCGCTGCCGGTGTCGACGATGTCCACGGCCGGGACCATCTGGCCCGGGTGCATCGCCTGGCGGTGCGCATGGCCCGGGACCTGGGTGCCGATGAGTCGGTCGTCAGCGCCGCCGCTCTGCTCCATGATATCGGCCGGCCGGAAGAGACCCGCCGCCAGGGGGCGGTTTGCCATGCCGCCATTGGCGCTGCTGCCGCCTGTCGCCTGCTGCCGGGCCTGGGCTTTGCGCCAGCCGCGGTGGAGGCGGTGGCGGCCTGTATCGCGGCCCACCGCTTCCGGGGCGGGCCGCCGCCCTTGACCCTGGAAGCGCGCATCCTCTATGATGCCGACAAACTGGATTCCATCGGCGCGGTGGGCATCGGCCGCGCCTTTCTCTTTGCCGGTCGCCTGGGGGCTCGGCTGCACAACGGCGCCCAGGTGGCAGTGGAGCTCACCCGGGCCTATTCCCAGGAAGACACCGCCTACCGGGAGTTTACGGTCAAGCTCTGCCGGGTCCGGGAGGGGATGCTGACCCCGGTGGGACGCCGGCTGGCTGACGACCGGCATGCCTTCATGGAGACCTTCTTTCAGCAACTGGCGCGGGAGATCCGGGGGGAGTGA
- a CDS encoding 50S ribosomal protein L11 methyltransferase: MSPDAWLCLTVEPAADLLEPLAARLGARLGGVEIRGGCILAYLAEGPELAAQEARLLAEIQQLAATAPDLPPPLVRRTRVAAEDWGRNWQAFFKASRVSPRLVVKPSWEAFPAAPGDVILELDPGMAFGTGLHATTRLLLEALDEALAPGQPLPARALDLGTGTGILAMAAAGLGVPAVVALDNDPLAVEIAAANVAANSLASRVRVSGEDLADSTGPFDLILANITQDVLLELSVPLAARLAPGGRLLLSGLLAGGQEERVSACYQGLGLTETGRRFREEWAALTLRR; encoded by the coding sequence ATGAGCCCGGACGCCTGGCTGTGCCTGACCGTCGAGCCGGCTGCCGACCTCCTGGAGCCCCTGGCCGCCCGGCTCGGCGCCCGCCTGGGCGGGGTCGAGATCCGGGGTGGCTGCATCCTGGCCTACCTGGCCGAAGGACCGGAGCTGGCGGCGCAGGAGGCGAGGCTGCTGGCCGAGATCCAACAGCTGGCCGCAACGGCCCCGGACCTGCCGCCGCCCCTGGTCCGCCGGACACGGGTGGCGGCCGAGGACTGGGGCCGCAACTGGCAGGCCTTTTTCAAAGCCAGCCGGGTGAGTCCCCGCCTGGTGGTGAAGCCCTCCTGGGAGGCCTTCCCGGCTGCGCCCGGGGACGTGATCCTGGAGCTGGATCCCGGCATGGCCTTCGGCACCGGCCTGCACGCCACCACCCGTCTCCTGCTGGAGGCCCTGGATGAGGCCCTGGCTCCGGGCCAGCCCCTGCCGGCCCGGGCCCTGGATCTGGGCACCGGCACCGGCATCCTGGCCATGGCCGCCGCCGGCCTGGGGGTGCCGGCGGTCGTCGCCCTCGACAACGATCCCCTGGCGGTGGAGATCGCCGCGGCCAATGTGGCGGCCAACAGCCTGGCGTCCCGGGTGCGGGTCTCCGGCGAGGACCTGGCCGATTCTACCGGCCCCTTCGACCTTATCCTCGCCAACATCACCCAGGATGTGCTCCTGGAGCTGTCTGTGCCTCTGGCGGCCCGTCTGGCCCCGGGCGGCCGACTGCTCCTGTCCGGGCTTCTGGCCGGTGGCCAGGAGGAGCGGGTGTCGGCCTGCTACCAGGGGCTGGGGCTTACGGAAACCGGCCGCCGCTTCCGGGAGGAGTGGGCGGCCCTGACCTTGCGGCGATGA
- the larB gene encoding nickel pincer cofactor biosynthesis protein LarB, producing the protein MDEEQLRTLLDGVRQGSCGVDQALARLRHWPDQELAGACLDHQRQLRTGRPEAVYGEHKSVAQLLEILSALLAAGGPVIATRVSDDKAAQVCQALPGLIHHPQARMLTGPPPPPAPCRGPVLVVSAGTSDQPVAEEAAVTLAMLGQPVERLADVGIAGIHRLYRRQEQLLAAQVLIVVAGMEGALPGVVAGLVDRPVVAVPTSVGYGTGSGGLAALLGMLNSCAPGLAVVNIDNGFGAACMAAAINRP; encoded by the coding sequence ATGGATGAAGAACAGCTGCGGACCTTGCTGGACGGTGTGCGGCAGGGGTCCTGCGGCGTCGACCAGGCCCTGGCCCGGCTCCGGCATTGGCCGGACCAGGAGCTGGCCGGGGCCTGTCTCGACCACCAGCGCCAGCTCCGGACCGGCCGGCCGGAGGCGGTCTACGGCGAGCACAAGAGCGTTGCCCAGCTCCTGGAGATCCTCTCCGCGCTTCTGGCTGCCGGTGGACCGGTGATCGCCACCCGGGTGAGCGACGACAAGGCGGCCCAGGTGTGCCAGGCCCTGCCGGGGCTCATCCACCATCCCCAGGCCCGGATGCTCACCGGCCCGCCCCCGCCCCCGGCCCCCTGCCGGGGCCCGGTGCTGGTGGTCTCCGCCGGCACCTCCGACCAGCCGGTGGCCGAGGAGGCAGCCGTAACCCTGGCCATGCTTGGCCAGCCCGTGGAGCGGCTGGCCGATGTCGGCATTGCCGGCATTCACCGGCTGTACCGGCGGCAGGAGCAGCTCCTGGCCGCCCAGGTCCTCATCGTGGTCGCTGGTATGGAGGGGGCGCTTCCCGGGGTGGTGGCGGGCCTGGTGGACCGGCCGGTGGTGGCGGTGCCCACCAGCGTCGGCTACGGCACCGGCTCCGGCGGCCTGGCCGCTCTTCTCGGCATGCTCAACAGCTGCGCCCCGGGCCTGGCGGTGGTGAACATCGACAACGGCTTCGGCGCCGCCTGCATGGCCGCGGCCATCAACCGCCCCTGA
- a CDS encoding YkgJ family cysteine cluster protein yields MPAIRPQPAGEAFCFSCHPGLACFTDCCRSLDLALYPYDVLRLRQALGVDWDTFLDRYAVIETPEGARTPQVFLAMIDDGRASCPFVAPAGCTVYPHRPGACRAYPVGRAVRHDPETGLEEFFVLVREEHCLGFGEPQPVTIPDWLQGQGLGVYNEMNDAFLAARRQPVVQQALAGSPQFGLAMIRILYDLDGLSRSLDGPLGPVLMNGLAPEAQAGLAADPYALLCQATSVLSELARHADRLPSWLAASQARG; encoded by the coding sequence ATGCCTGCCATCCGCCCCCAGCCCGCCGGCGAGGCCTTCTGCTTCAGCTGCCACCCCGGCCTGGCCTGTTTCACCGACTGCTGCCGGTCCCTGGACCTGGCCCTCTATCCCTATGACGTGCTGCGGCTGCGCCAGGCCCTGGGCGTGGACTGGGACACCTTCTTGGACCGCTACGCGGTGATCGAGACCCCCGAAGGCGCCCGGACCCCCCAGGTCTTTCTGGCCATGATCGACGATGGCCGGGCCAGCTGCCCCTTTGTTGCGCCGGCAGGCTGCACGGTCTACCCCCACCGCCCCGGCGCCTGCCGGGCCTATCCGGTGGGACGGGCGGTGCGCCATGATCCCGAAACCGGGCTGGAGGAGTTCTTCGTGCTGGTGCGGGAGGAGCACTGCCTGGGCTTCGGCGAGCCGCAGCCGGTGACGATCCCGGACTGGCTGCAGGGGCAGGGCCTTGGAGTCTACAACGAGATGAACGACGCCTTTCTCGCCGCCCGGCGCCAGCCGGTGGTGCAGCAGGCCCTGGCCGGAAGTCCCCAGTTCGGCCTGGCCATGATCCGGATTCTTTATGACCTCGACGGGCTCAGCCGCTCCCTGGACGGCCCCCTGGGCCCGGTGCTCATGAACGGCCTGGCGCCCGAGGCCCAGGCCGGGCTGGCCGCTGACCCCTATGCCCTCCTGTGCCAAGCCACCAGCGTCTTGTCGGAGCTGGCCAGGCATGCGGATCGCCTGCCCAGCTGGCTTGCTGCCAGCCAGGCCCGGGGGTGA
- a CDS encoding ribbon-helix-helix protein, CopG family produces the protein MQQASANNLIRKQFLIAPRQIEKLNRLAREEHTSVAQLVRRAIDAYDPHIPPDVEAPELMELVSARLKEAIADTRSTRERLRSTLRKLGLEEG, from the coding sequence ATGCAACAAGCTTCTGCGAACAACTTGATTCGCAAGCAGTTTCTGATTGCGCCGCGTCAGATTGAGAAGCTGAACCGTCTCGCCAGGGAGGAGCACACGTCCGTGGCACAACTGGTCCGGCGGGCCATCGACGCCTACGACCCGCATATCCCCCCGGACGTGGAAGCCCCAGAATTGATGGAGCTGGTGTCCGCACGGCTGAAGGAAGCCATCGCCGACACCCGCAGCACCCGCGAGCGTTTGCGGAGCACCCTCAGGAAGCTGGGATTGGAGGAAGGCTGA
- the dtd gene encoding D-aminoacyl-tRNA deacylase, with protein sequence MRAVVQRVQEAAVAVAGQEVSRIGPGLLVLVGVDREDRDQDACALADKIAHLRIFDDEEGRLNLSVQDKVGAVLLVSQFTLLGDCRKGRRPSYGRAAPPEQAEGLCQLLATALSRHGLPVATGVFRANMAVSLVNDGPVTLLLDSRRLF encoded by the coding sequence ATGCGGGCCGTGGTGCAGCGGGTGCAGGAGGCGGCGGTGGCGGTGGCCGGCCAGGAGGTGAGCCGCATCGGCCCTGGCCTGCTGGTGCTGGTGGGCGTCGACCGGGAGGACCGGGACCAGGACGCTTGCGCCCTGGCGGACAAGATTGCCCACTTGCGGATCTTCGACGATGAGGAGGGCCGCCTGAACCTCTCGGTGCAGGACAAGGTGGGAGCGGTGCTCCTGGTCTCCCAGTTCACCCTCCTGGGCGACTGCCGCAAGGGCCGCCGGCCGTCCTATGGCCGGGCGGCGCCGCCGGAGCAAGCGGAAGGGCTCTGCCAGCTTCTGGCCACGGCGCTGAGCCGCCACGGCCTGCCGGTGGCCACCGGCGTCTTCCGGGCCAACATGGCGGTGAGCCTGGTGAACGACGGCCCGGTGACCCTGCTCCTGGACAGCCGGCGGCTGTTCTGA